The Populus alba chromosome 13, ASM523922v2, whole genome shotgun sequence genome contains the following window.
GTCTCCATCCAGTTGTTGATGGCTTGGTTGATATGTCACTGGGAATTGAGTAATTGACTTGTCCAAAGCTAGTTATTTCCTCAGGCTACTTGTATTATTTGGGATTGAGGCttggttattgttgttgttttggacAGGAAGCAGTTAAATATGTGGAAAATCAGATGCAGACTGTTAGTGGTAATGTGAGGAAATTCTATTCGGATGTCATGCAAGATTTGTGCTCTCCAGATTCAGAGGATCCTGCAAATGGGGCAGTCTCTAAGTTGCCTGTAGATTTGGGAGCTGATGTTGGGGTCCACCTGAAGCCAGATGATGGTGCGAAAGAAACATGTGAGAAGGCTGATGATTTGAGGCTGTTGACTGGGTATTCAAAGATGACTACTGATAATGGTCCTGACCGTCTCCCAGTACGTGAAAGGATATCTATTAGAAGAATTTCAAGGCAACATAGTAAAGGAAGTCTGTCCAATAAATCAAACCTGGACATGCATGGAAACTCTAATTGCAAGAATGTGTCTCCAAAAGAGACATCAGGGATCACCACTCCTTCGAGTAGACATCTGATTGGATACCCAACCATTTCTGAACTTTCTGATCAAAATCTGGAAGCATCTTGTGACTGGAATGCAAGACTTATAACTCCAGGGTCTGTTGAATTTACAGAGCATTTCTCcatagaaaaaagtaaaaaagagattgaaaatGCAAGGGAGCACATGCTTGATATTTCATTCTATAAACCATCATTGGATATGGGTAATATAACTGAAACTGGCAGGCATGAAGGAACAGACAGGAGGCCTTCCAGTGTTATCCTATTAGAAGAATCAAATGGTGAGTTTTCTGCACCATTCTTTCTGATTATTTACTTTTTCCAATCCTTGTAGAATGTTATCTTTTGACTTCTTGTTGGCAGCTGCAGGTGTTTGTTTAAACAATGGGTTAATTTCTATGACACACTTTTCTGCAAATGGGAATATGCAGACTAACAAATTTGCATACGAGGAGGATTTTGTGTCTAATTCAGGTATGCTTCTGTTGCGTTTCTGCACTTAAAAATACATGCAGCAGATATAATGCAATCACTAAAAATACATGTAGCAGATATAATGACGTCAAAACaaaagtctctctctctctctctctcccattCAACCTGGAAATCTGTGCACTCTCTAGACTGCTAAATAGCAtaaattcatcatctttctttctGGTATCTTGTTTCTGTAGCACAGATGTTGGTCTATTGTTCTTGCGTTATGGCTGTTCTGTTTTCAAGGAAGGATTGATCAGCTTAGCTGTTAGCaattatttaggtttttttctgttattttcttGGTTGCTACAGTAAGAGGTGTAACGAACATAAATACTGCAACAAGGTTGCATAAATCTTCCTGCATCCACAGTTGATCATGTTCTTTTGTTTCCCATTGTAAGTAGTTTAAACATTGAAAAGAGTTGTATAAAACCCGATTCCAGTTATTATCCAGTGTCAATCATGACATAAAGTTTCTTTACATTAtttcacttgaattttcaatcACAATGGATTGATTGATATAAACTTCGTTTTGGTTAATATAGTACCTCATTTTATGCGGTGCCCATGAGTGTTGTATGGTTGAGTATAATTTCCATGGATTATATCCATCTGACAATCTAAATTCTGTTATAGGTAGTATCTAACTCTCTTACCCGGACTGTGGCCAGTCATGTCCGCAGTCTCTGAAATTCAAGATCTTACATTTGAAAATAGATCAAAGGGATAAAACTTGTTTCCTTCCCACCCATTTTGTGTAAAATTCTTGTTTTCCTTGCTAAACCATTGAATTTTTGTGTCCTTAATGTCCAAAAGTTGTGAGTTTTAATTCTAGCTCATTAATGGTGGTTAGGTATCAAAACTTGGAATATTTGTTCCAAAAATTAATCCCATAGGCTAATAAGCCTCCATTGCTTGAGTTCAAATGGTAATGTCCTGGCTTGCAAGCACAAGGGCAtgggtttttaaattttgagacAGCTTTTTTATGCAAACTGCTGGAGGATAGCATTTGTTTCTGTATGCTCACCCCTAGGATCACATTCTTGTGAAGCCTTGATGGATTAATgcctttatttaattttcagatTAATGGCTTTTATTCTTTATAAGTTTCAAGGATCTGTTTTTCGGTCATTTAGGATTTGAGCATTTTGTTCATTCGTATGATCAAGGTTTGCATGAAAATGCAAGTACTCTGTTTATTTTTGGTAAAAAGATGTGtgtatgttttgttttgcttaaatATTTTAGAGGGACTGGTGGACCACTTATTAGGGTACTCAGATTGGCCTTAAATTTATGGCCTACTATGACTATCTTTGACTCACTTGTCTGATAAGGAATGGTGAGGTTAATGTTATTATAGAAACAGAGATGAGCGGGTTCTAGAGTGTAGACACCTGAACGTCATTGTATACTTCTGATTGTGTCCGGAAGGGTGTCTATTTCTTTTGGTTGGCTCTGTTTATTTCCGTTGAGATACTCATTTGTCCTGAATTGTCCTCGCTACAGTACAGCTTAtgattaagattaaaaataGTTTGCGCCTGTCTTTGCTTTGtctctctctttaattaaatttctaacatttaatggaaaaaaaatgcaaagagaGAACAAAGTTCAATTATCATCACTATTTATGTGAATGTTAAGTCATCTCTGAAAGCATTGAATTCATTATGCACATGCCATGATGCCAGATAAAACTTGcaaatctaaaatttatgaaaaaacatggaaaaagtGCTCATGCATGCATCTCGGGGTTGGGGTGTTGGCCTAATAACAGCTTCTCAAGTCAATCCTGTATAGGCATCTATATTTTCCAAAGTCCATTTTCTCCATCAAATTCTCAATCtgtatatatgatttataaacACTGGTTTTTCCTATTGTCATGTTAATTTATATACTCACTGATGTTGGTCTGAACTTGCTGGAAGCTCAGATGAATGGGGCATAGATTCAGACAAAGACGGTACCCTCATTGAAGAGGACATGGAAATCAATCCTAACAAGTGGACAGGCTCAGCTTGAGGAAACCTGTGTTTTGATGATGAATGGGGGTGAACTAGATGCTCCTCGTGAAGGCAAAAACAAGCCTTACAAAGTAACCTCTCCATTCCATTTACTTAATCAATCATTTAcattcttgctctctctctccccgTAAATAATTTCTCTCAACATTCTTGTTTAGAAGAAGATTCGGGATGTTTTTAGTTCAAGAAAGAGGTCAGTGAAGAAGGAATATGAGCAGCTTGCTGTACAGTTCAGAAGTGATCCAAAATCCATTCAAGAAGAGAGTACAACAAGTGTAATGGCAACTCTGTCTATAAAGGAAGCAAACAGATCCTCACCTCATGATCCCTCTGAATCTGAATGGGAGCTTGTCTAGATACCAGTAGTGTATAGTATTAGTAACACGTCCGTACGTGTATATAAATGTTGAATGGGGTGATTAGGATGTTGTGCCAGCTGTTAATATTTCTCCCAACCTTCATTCCCCTTCTCTGCATACTTTCTTCTCTTCCCGACAGCTGAAGTCGGTAAAcggcagagaaaaaaaaaccaccctGTTCTATAATGGAGAAATTTGTGAAGTTATGTTCAGTTATTTTATGATGTCCTCACATCATGGGGACACAAGTATTTACCTTGTATGGCCTGTGAGTATTGTGCATGCCTTGAGTTCCAAGCCAAACCACTTGAAGGAATTGATTATTTCCTTCCTCCATGAAGTTTCAGTTGTTTTAAGAGCTGCAAGATTTGCTACATttgaatttcttgaaatttgttGTCAGTGATTCTAAAACCAAGCCACGATACAACTCTGAAGGATACCTAGATTCGAGGCATCTGATGAAGATAGTGTAGACTAATAACAAGTTGACTGATCTgataataaaaaaccaagacACATCACAACTCTTGCTGAAGGTCAAACAACCAAATGTGAGGAAATTGTGGTGTCCAAGACCAAGGATACATGCAAGAGCCTGTTCCATGTATCACGATGAGCCTTTGTTTTTGCTGTTGCAGATCAGTTTTCAAAAGCTTGTGCTGCTTTCTTGCATACGAAGCTGGATGTGCATCTCTTCTATACTCTTGATAGCTTGGTATTGTTCAGGTATCTCACTGGTATCATCATGCTTCCAATTGTTTTCTCAATAATTTCTTTCGCTGGGTCAGGAAATGCCACATAGGATTCAACCATGATGGGTTGTGCTGTATTGTAACACTGGCGCTGTGGTGATATGCCACGGAAAACGATGGTTGTTTTGGTCGCATCAAGGTGGCGATTGATCCAACAAGGCAAAGTCCTAATGCATTTGTTGAATGCAGATTCAATCATCTCCTCTGCTAATTTTCCTGTGTATTGGAACAAATCCCACCTGCAAAAGTTGACATCCACTTTGACATTATTTGTCTTTCAAATTCCACTAGATGACTAACCTTGTCTTTATAGTTTACCAGAAAGTTATGGCTTGAACTCCCCCCTGTAAACCCACCAAGTCATGGCCACTGTTGAAAACCATGACATCATCTCCTCGCCACTTTTGGGCTAAGGGTGACAGTTTGTCTAGAAGCCTTAGAACTCTGCTCCCATTTCCTGCTTGTGTTTCCCAAAAATGCGCTCAACAAAAACTCCTCAAGAGCGATTATAGTCCGCTAACAGGAGTAAAATCCTATGTTTCAGGTTTTTCTGAAGTTGATACATGGTTATAATTCAACTAATCTACTACTAAGAATCACTAGAGGATTTGAAACAGAGTGAAATATTATAATCTTACCTTTGTTTTGAAGACCTTATAGACACTGCTTCCATCAAGATGAGCTCAAGAAGAAGGTAAGCTAGAGGTTCCCATTGGTTTCTGTTGAGGGAATCTCCAACTATTATCACCATCTTTCATCTAAGTTTCTCCAACATCATGCCATTAAACATTGAATACAAATCTTtgttaaaaataacaacaaaacatgcacttgttttatatatatataggccgAAGGACTGAAAACACTTGTTTTTAGTAAGCCAGAAAATTGGCTTAAAACACCCATCATCagggagaaaaattaaaagagtgaAAAAGAGAC
Protein-coding sequences here:
- the LOC140954411 gene encoding protein trichome birefringence-like 38; this encodes MVIIVGDSLNRNQWEPLAYLLLELILMEAVSIRSSKQRWDLFQYTGKLAEEMIESAFNKCIRTLPCWINRHLDATKTTIVFRGISPQRQCYNTAQPIMVESYVAFPDPAKEIIEKTIGSMMIPVRYLNNTKLSRV